The following proteins come from a genomic window of Candidatus Obscuribacter sp.:
- a CDS encoding YjbQ family protein — protein MKAHTKYLWFETKKRREYIRITDEVKDFLDECGMQEGFILVSAMHITAGVYINDWESGLIKDIDAWVEKLAPQDPAYHHHQTGEDNGDAHLKRILLNHQVMVPVTAGKLDLGPWEQIFYAEFDGQRRKRVILKALGI, from the coding sequence CTGAAGGCTCATACCAAGTATTTGTGGTTTGAGACAAAGAAGCGCCGCGAATATATTCGCATTACCGATGAAGTGAAAGACTTTCTCGACGAATGCGGCATGCAGGAAGGATTTATCCTGGTCTCTGCGATGCATATCACTGCCGGCGTATACATTAATGATTGGGAGAGCGGTCTAATCAAAGATATCGATGCCTGGGTCGAAAAACTGGCTCCTCAAGATCCAGCTTATCATCACCATCAGACTGGCGAAGATAATGGAGATGCTCATCTCAAGCGGATTTTACTCAATCACCAGGTGATGGTGCCGGTTACTGCCGGCAAACTTGACCTTGGTCCCTGGGAACAGATTTTTTACGCAGAGTTTGATGGACAGAGGCGCAAGCGCGTCATATTAAAGGCACTAGGTATTTAA